TCAAAGAGAGGAGGAAAAGGTGCATTAGGCGATATTTCCAAAGAATAAAGCAAAttcaatacaaataaaaaaaaaaattactatataCCTCCATTGCAATTGCAAACACTGCATCCTTGAACTTGATCATCCATAGCCATAGTTCTTCAAGACCATGCTCCACCTTACCACGCCGGCGAAACTAAAAACTTACAGGATATGAATAATTATAAGGAATGAAGAAACTAAAAGAATGCACGTTATTTACCACCAACAAAATGTGGAAGAAAAGTGAATAAGGGattcaatcaaaatttatatAGCAAAGTTTGATAAGGAAAATATAACAATAACTAAAATGAATCATTATGATTCCAATTTCCAACAGCATAAACTACAAAAGCTAAAATAAAAGTCAAGAGGCATTTGCAACGGATATCCCACCACCATTTATTTAAAGCAAGCACACAAAAGAAAGCAGGCAATTTAATTATAGGGTAAATTACAAGTTAGCCCCTGAGGTATATCAAAAACCACAAGTCAGTCTCTGCACTTCTGAGGTTTAATTCCATTGATAAAATGATCCCCATCCTAATTACCGTTAATTTGTAATAATTTGAAACAACTATGTCTCTCAAATTTAATTTATTCACAAAATGGTTCCtcaattcaaattttattttaagtgattatttatttttaaatataaaatcctAGAAcagttataattaaataatatataattaaacaattatgcaatataaaaaaaaataaaactaaatacttaattatttaaatataaaacactAAAAATAgttaattagaaaataatatatGCTTTTCTAACTTAAAATAATATATGCTTTTCTAACTTTTAAATAGCATGGTTTTCTaacttttaaataaataattacttaaatataaaTCTTAGATGGAAGGACCATTTTGTCAACAAAACAAACTTTGAGGGATGTTATTTCAAAATTAATGGTAAATTAGACAAAGGGACTATTCTGTTAATGGAATGAAATCTCGTGGACTAAATGGTTTCTCATGAGAAATGCAAGGACTGACATGTGTTTTTTTGACATACTTCATTACTCTTAATTATAAACTAAGACCAAAATCAAAACCAATTTTAGAAACTAAAACCCAAAACAAAAAGGAGGTTCAGCTGGTTCAAATGTTTGGTTAATTAATACCATTccacacacagagagagagagagagagagagagagagagagagagacctgcAATGCCATTTCCTCTAGAACAGCACAAAAGATATGTGTGCAACTAATAATAGACTGCCTTGCAACGAGAGGATCAGTATCTTTCATAAAAGCCAATAAGACAGGTATAAGTACAGAACAGTGCTCCATTGCTTTTAAACCAATTTCTTCAATTATCCTGTAATCCATCCAGAACAAAAATGCAATGAAACTCAACATACACCAAGGAAAATGACTAAGCAACCTCAATTGAATTTAGCCACAGTAATTCAGCACAAACcccttcttaatttaatttatcaaaagcTCCTAATAAAAACGCTACCAAGTCAGTTGGAACATTTTAAGCAATACTGAGGAAAAGGAGATCAGGTTTTCAGCTCAAATAATAATCTGAAGCATTTAGCTTGTTAACCATGTACCCAATTAACCATGGACTCTAAACACACATGCAGAAGCGATTGACTACGTTGTTTAATGCTAACCATTTGAAAAGAAGCAAACCAAAACGCCAATTAAAACAAAAAGGTTGACAAATTGAAAAAGAAACCAGGTAGAAGACGCAATGTAAAAGCACAGTTAAATTGTTCAGAATTATCCCCAAAAAGGTCCCTCGTTCTAAAAAACACCATCTTGTAATACATAATAACTAACCAAATTCTTAAAAAAGGAAAAactaaattccaacaataaatacGAGAAGATTAGGGCTTTGAACTGACTTGACAAGCATTTTTCGAACTAGATTCTCGGGCGAAAATTGAAGTTCAGCCAAGTAAGGGAAAAGCTCGGCAGCTAAAGACGGTTCGACTGACAATAGAATGTCTTTGGCCTGCTTCAAGGAGGAGAGCTTCACCGCCAAATCGCTATGAGTGTTCGCTGCAGCGAGAAGAGAAAGCGCTTGGTCCCTCGAAGCCATGGGTGACCTTATAAATTGGTCGACAACCTACAACGGAAAAGATAATTTGGGTGttttagggttttgaggaaaGGTGATGAGGTTTTACCAGAATCAGCATGAGCAGGGGAATCAGAGATTGCGAGAAACAGCAGAATTTTTCATGTAATAGTGAATTTTAGTAACGATTTTGTTGTTGGAGGAGGTAGGGGTTTCTCACAGTCACAGTTAATAAAATGGGTCGATGTGGTGTGGGTTTCCAGTTTTGTGGATGAACCGGAGTTGCAGACATTTTTATAAGGCCCGATCGCTAACGTGCGCCCTCGTGTTTATTTTCCCTTCCATTTTTTACGAATTAAATGTATTCCAATAAAATTATCCCTACATACAAAATTATTATTCAAAACACAAAGAATAAATTATTGGCTCAATTCACTATTcaaattgcaaagtgaagttaaaaaagaaaaaaaatactatTTTTGTATAAACCTTCAAATTTTCCTTAACATGTGTTTTTGATATTTCCAAAAATACATATGatagaaaaaatattttatatttgaaaaataatgaattgatgaaaataaattaaatttaagaaatataataaataaaataattataactctAACCTTTCTTTCATTAAGAGGAGGTAATAGATAGTAAGAGTCCTAAGAAGTTAAGTGATGTCCATTGATTATGCATACTTGGCAACAAATTTTAGAgaattaaaattcaattattcAAAATTGATTCATGGCCCAAAAGGCAAAAAAAATCTATATATTATGCTTTTAACCTTATTTAAGGTGAAAACAACCTTTTTGTACGGTGTGGGATTATTACAaagtaaattttttaaatatattaattaaaaatatttaaaaaaaattaaaattgaatttaataatttttaattataataatattaaaataataaaattatttttttaaattatttttttaataatatctaaaataatatttttatttaaaataattttttttttaaataattttaacttTCCTGCAATGTAAAATAAATACCACATTAGCTTAAGTGAAGAGCAAGCGGAGGCCCTAATATACGCGTGCGCGAGGTGGGCTAGCCCCATGGCAAATCAAGCAGGTTGACTTGAAAAATCTTCACCAAGCATGTCACACAATTTCGCCTAAATTGCACAGGTAGAAATATGAAAGACGGGGGACAGAGAAATAAggagaattgagaattaaatagtAAGTATAGTGATTTTATCGTATGTTATatggattatttattattttaatgatataaatttatatgtttttttatattttatatttttttaattatattataaaattttattaataataaaatttttaattaattataattttattttaaatattaataaacaaataagttaattaatatattatttttaaattgttaataaaagctAGTAATGATTTTTATGCTTTCTAAATATTAAATGATTTCAAACTTTAAATGTTTTATAGGAACATTTATTTATGCACGTAaatagaaaaatttaataaaaaaattatcaaacATAAATATAaagattttgaaaaaaaaattataattatataaagaataattaaattatcaaaaataGTGAATAAAAAGAGAAAATATTTGATAAGTACTATATTCAATATCCAATAAAAGTGAaaacttaatttattttatattattaataaattttattaaaatttaataaataatatattatttatatttttaattaattcatatatatacattatcaaatgaaaaaaaattaatattcgacatctttttttaatctaaattttaaaaatttaaataataaattgataaattttaaataataattatcttTATATCTTTATTTAAAATCTCAATAGAATTATATCTAATAACTATATGAAGAGCTTAAATCTCCGTTCTAATCAATTTTACATATCTCTTTCATAAAatcattaatttaaattattttagagTCTTCACTGTGATTATCTCGCTAATAATTTCCATCAACTGTAACAATTATAATATGTTATATCTTATCAAGCCACATTTTAATCAATTGATTAGCAATTAAATTGATTGAAAAGTTATCTATAAAAGTCGAGTGACATAAATGCTAATTATAGCATAATACATCAAAAAAGCAAAATAAATATCCTTAATAATTACATAATATAGAATTCCAACATTTTAAGTAAAACAAAGAGGATGAGATCATTCTTAAGGAAAATTCTTAAACACACAAAGGTAATATTTGatgtaaatgaattttataaaattttatagaatttaattgtaaaactaaaattttagtatttagtttaaataaaaattcatttgaaatttttaataattaatttcatgaaatttattataattaaacaaaatttcattaagaccttatttagtttaattttatggtaaattttattttatttgaattcatttacaaattaatttttttttggtatattttatattaaatgtaGACATTatttcaaatgaaatgaattttatgtttgaaataaataaaataaaataaaataatatataataagaaaataattttatcacttgaaatatatatgattttaaatttagaattcatttgaaaattttatcaattttgatagaatttaatttagttataataaattttatggaattgattattaagaatttcaaataattttttatttaaactaaatattcaaatattaaatttataaataaattttataaaatttgatgaAATTCATTTATATCAAACACTACTTAAAATTGATAGAATTTATAAATGGATTCTaaacttaaaatcatatatattttaattgataaaattattatcttattatatattattttattttattttatttcttttaaatataaaatttattttatttgaaataagttttaaatttaataaaatatattaaatagaaaattttatttataaatgaattatatcacaaaattaaacaaaattaaatcaaacaagaaataaggtatataaattttttaatatattcagttaattaaaaattaaaatatatttttttatggtAAGAGCTACTATTATTTCCGTGATGTGTGGGCAAGAATCACCCTATTCTCAGACTACGCTATAGTTAACACAGGAGAAATTCATCATTTGACGGGTTGAACGGTTGAGGGCAAAATGGCGAACTAGCCGGTGGCTATCTGTGTCGTGGATGAATAGGGCCCATGTTGGTCGTAACTTCCAAAAGTTAACAGATTGAGGCTCATCTGGGCTTGATCAAGCCCAGCCCGTTTTGGTCAGGGATCGTGTCCAGGTAGGGGCAAATTGGTGAAAGAAGCTCGAAGATTACAAACTGAGAAGGCAAACGACAATTGAGAAACAATCATAAGaatcaaaattagggttagggttaacCGGAGGGGGAAAAATGGAGGGATGGGATCCAAACACGAAATCGACATTGACTCAGATCCCGCTCCTGGCAACGAAAGCTGGACCAAGGGACGGAGCTACTTGGACACAGAGGCTGAAGGAGGAGTACAAAGCTTTGATCGCTTACACTCAGATGAACAAGTCCAACGACAACGATTGGTTCCGTATCTCCGCTGCTAATCCCGAGGGGACGCGTTGGACCGGTAAGTGCTGGTACGTCCACAACCTGCTAAAGTACGAGTTTGATCTCCAGTTCGATATTCCCGTTACTTATCCATCTACTGCTCCGGAGATCGAGCTACCTCAACTCGACGGCAAGACCCAGAAggtccattttttttcttcttttttggtTTTAGGGTTATGATCCTTCTCTTTTTGggctaattatttatttttattattattttttaatttatttttgtggTTTTTTAGATGTATAGAGGAGGAAAGATTTGCTTAACGGTTCATTTCAAGCCACTTTGGGCCAAAAATTGGTACGTTTACTTATTAATTTTAGTGTTAGGATTGTTTATTGAATTTTGCAGTTATTCGGGTGGTTAGAAATTTATGTGATGTGGGAAGGAATGAAATTATACTAATGTGTTCTTTTTGAAATGGGATTAGAGAAGTTCAGAATTCCAACTTTTCCTATTTGCATagttgatttattttattttatggttTTACTTGTTGGTGTGCAATGCGAAACAGTTGGAAGCATGGTAGTTCGAGTACAgtgcttaaatttttatttatttctaatgGTGTTTAATCGAATTGTTGAAATATTGGTAGGGTCTTGTTTTAGATCATCTTTGTTTTTAGGTTGTATTTCTTTCTTCCTTGCTTTCACTTTCATTATTTGGTGCTTCTCTAGCATGTCAAAAGGCTAACAGCCAGCTTACTTGTACTTCCCTCCACAGTGTTTCTCAAGTGAAGTAGTCCAATTATAAAGTTCTGAATTCTGATCTAGGACCCTTGTAGCCCTCTTAACTTTTTGGATTCTAAGTCAAACTGCAGGAAAACCATATACTGACTATTGCTTAGGACAACCCTGGAGATCttcaatttttggttatttgattGGACAATGGGATCTATATTTAATATATGAAGTGGCATGTTAGCAGATTGATTTAACTAGGAATTGGGGGTTAAATTGTAAATTTCTGATCTATTTTGCTGACTTAACTGAGTGGACTCATATTTGATTTGGTATAGAAGAATAGATTTATTTGCACCATCCGGTGTAacgaaggaagaaaaaaaaaatagagaatagGTTTGTGGAGCAAAGAAGATAATGAGAATTGACGTGGGACAGTCTGTACACTATATATAATCAATGACAGGCCCGACTAATCTTATTTTAGAGATTTGCAGTGCCTTTCGTGctctctctctatctccctccctcccttcttttctctctctctctctctctctctctctctctgctcaATTATAATTGTGAAGTGACATTGCCAATAATTTGGCATGACTCAAACATAGAGTTAGACTAATTTTCAGAGAATGGCCATCCCAAATTGGTTAATCAATTTGGCGTTTAACAATTTTGTTCTGCTTGAAATATTGTTTATAGGTTTCATTTGATTTGATCTTTTCTTTGTCCTGTGCCATTTCTCTACTAAAATCATGTATCAGCAATATTTTGGATCTTGCTTTTGATTTGCAGTCCTAGGTTTGGCATAGCACATGCACTTTGTTTGGGTCTTGCCCCATGGCTAGCAGCAGAGATTCCGATTCTAGTGGACTCTGGCATGATTAAGCACAAGGATGATGCTACCTCATCCACTGATTCTTAATCATTCATACGGCATCCCAGCTGTAAAGTAGCATTGCTTCAGTTTCAGAGTTCTTAGCTTGGTCAAAGAAAATAAATCTTGAAACTTAAGCTGACAATTTACTGGACGTTTATATATTGTGTACAATCTGTCTGCAAAACTTGGTAAACATTTTTTTTATATCAAATACAGTATTTGTAGTTTATAAAATCCATAGTTTTTAAATGTAGAAATGGAGAAAGGAAAAATCAATGGGATATTTGCTTATTCTGCGGATAATGCGCTTGGTTTTGACTTTATGTAATCGAGTTCTGATAATGTGAGCCTTTTTTCTTCATTACAATTTTCAGACATTTGCTTTGATGCGATGGGTGGGTTAGTGCTCTGAGTGTTATTAGATTAAAAGTAGGCCTAATTATCTCaatattctaaattaaaaaaaaaaaaagatgattgaAACTGTCTTGTAGATGCTATTTTTAATATCGCGTTGAATAAATAGACTACTGTTTGacttaaataataataacaataagaaGCTTAAATGGGATTGAAATTTACCTACCGGGGTTGGGGTTCTTAACTTTTATGCGAGCATTTTATGGACCTGAAATTGCTTATAAGAAACTCTGAACGCGCGAGGCGGCCAGGGGAGGGGTTTAGGCTCTTCTAACACCCAAAATCCTCTTTGGCCAGTGAAAATGAGCCGCATAAACTCACAAAGGTTAAATCTACCTAGCAACTTACGGTTACAAGATGAAAGTAACTCGCATAATGAATGCATAAAAAGGTGGCCCTGCTCCATGGAGAAAACAGACTGCTATGCCTAAACCTTACATCaaatcaaacagtacaaataatAAGGAGAAAACTATTTATTCATTAATCCCTTATTTTGCATGCAAACTCACGCGCAAGCATGTCTATAAATATTTGCAGCATCCAATCAAACAGAAGTACAAATCTCCTACCTGATCCATATATTTTCATCTTTCTGGTGCAAGCTGCAGAGGGCAGTCTCCAACTGCTTCCAGTTCTCAACATCCTTCCTTGGTCTACCAACTATAGTCCACTATGTTCCAATAGTAAGAAAGATAGTTAATGATTTAAGAGTTATTTGATATCAAACGATCAGAAGCTTGTTTCAGGTTGGCAACAGCAAGCACCTATGAAACCAAAGAGTTGCTAGCAATATGCTGATTATCCAAGATAGACATATGGTGCGTGAGATATTTTCTGCCAATCAACTCCTTTCCCCATCTCACATCCATTTTTGAGATCAGGACAATCTCTCATGGACAAATGTTGCAGTGCACTGAGACGTTGGAAGCCCTCTGGCGATGACTTCAGATTTTTGCAGTCTAAGATTGACAGAGATCCAAGCGAAATGAGGTTTTCCATCATTTCTAGTAATTCCTTGAATTTTGGACAGCTGTGAATTTCCAGGTTCTGCAATGTTGTCACAAATTTCAATCCCTCAGACAGAGATCCCAATTCTGTGCAGCTTAAAATGGTCAAACTTTAAAGCTTGGAGAGATGTTGCTGGTCATCAGGAAAAGAAGCCGGATTTGAACAGTACATAATGGTTAGGCGCTCTAGCACTGGTGTGTTGCATAGCTATTGGCAAACAAGTGAACCCATTACAATTCTCCATGGAGTTTAACAGAAGTGAGCTCAATCCTTCAACGCATGCTGTTGGCAAAGAGCCTAATCTGGGACGCTCAATAATCTCCAAGGTCTCGCAAGAGGTAAAGATTGTTCAGTCCATGTGGCAAAGTCTCTAGCTGTCGACTCCAACCAGTCCTTAGTGActtcaaagttttttttttttttttttttttgagttactTAAAATATGTGTGTATTAAGCAAAGCTTGGGACAATAACAAACTGACAAGGACAGGAGCAGTGGCTTGATTCTGAGTAGTGCTTTTGGTAAAAAGTAAACTCTGGAAATTTGTCAATAAGAAGAGTGGAGAGTGACCATAGCCCTGCTGCTGATCTTAGCATCAAGGGACTGCCGTTCCTCAAGGAAACCATGGCGTGTTAATTAAAAATAGGCAGATGTTAATGATTAGTTTGTTCTAGCAAGGGAATGCATCCATTACATCTATGCACTCGCAGGATTTAAATTAGGAAAATCTCACGGGGATAACTCGTTTAGCGATGAAAAAGACCTCCTCCCTTCATCATAAAACTCGCTATCAATCCTTGGTGCAGAATCCATTCCCTGGATGTGGAGAATCTTGAGGACTTGCAATTCTCCTGTTGTGGGGAGTCTTTCACATCATGGGCAATAGATTGACTCAAGCTCTGTCAGATTGCTGATAGTAACTAAATGGGAAACTGAGTTCCCAGAAATCTATTTATGAACAACCATCTTATACCAAGGTTAGGCTGCAGAAAAGAAATCACAGCTTCTGCATTATTACTTCCAAATACATTTCTATTTGTCTCGTCCCGGCATGTAGCGATTCTTTTTACCTGCATCAATTTTACCCCATGAGTCCCATTGAGTGAAGTTGCATACCCTCTAAGAAGAAAGACTCTTTATAAAAGAAGCAAGGTTGATTTATTTCAGATTCATTATCTGCATGTTTGATTTTCAGTTCACCTTGAAGATGTAGAATTTGTAGGTGAGGAAGGCTGTCTTCACGTCCTTGGCCAACTATGACCGTTGGGTAAAGTTTGAAAATTCCTCAAAGCCCTATTGGCTGGCAGGTAAGTGAGCCATGTACAATCTTTTACATTCAGATGCCTGAGGTCTATCATCTTTATCATTCCTCTGGGTGGCTCATGAAGACTACTGCAATCCGATTGATCAAATGTCTGTACTTTGTAGAGAAAATTGATAGATCATTGAAAGCTgaaactttctttggctttcGAGAAAAACTAGATGCTTTTCAATGGAAGCACTATGTTTAGTTTACATTTGTTAGACTGGGTCTCTTGGCATGGCTTGGTATTCTCATGTTTTCGTGTGAATTCTTCTTTACTTCGTTTTAGTAATATTTGATTAGTCCAAAAATCTGATTAGGTCAATTATTCGTTTACTTTAGAATGAAATTGTTTAATTATGTTTCCACTTGGTATGAATTATCAACTACCTAGTTCTATATTATACTTTTAGGCTTTAGCTTGTATTAATTATCTAATCAAAAGCTTCCCCTCACCGTAGTATAGATTACTCGTACTACTACATAAAACTATGTGCAAGGCACAAGAAATTTATAGCATGAAATTATGAATTACATAACTTAAGAATATCTCGCAGGAATCATGTGCACACAAGAATTCTCCTGTAAATCACATCCTGACAATCGGATTGAACCCAAGACAAACAAAAATTAACATAGTATATTTCAAATAACCTTGTAAGCTGCTTATGAATTTAGACTTCTTATTTCTTCACATTTCACTCAATCTGCCATTTTATGAAAGCATTCTGATTAGAAAATAGGACCAGCTGCAAGTATCTCCTCAGTCAGCTTGCTGTCTTTTCCAATCTTATAATTTGTGAACACCTCAAAGTTTGTCCTGAACAGACCAGCCAGCTTCACTAGGGTATCATTGTAGGCCTTCTTATCCGACCACTGAAATTCAAAAAGCATTCACAGAAGTCAGATTAAGTTTGAAAGATAGTTCGGAAGGATCTGGTTAAACAAAGGAAAGGAAACTTACGGTGTTCACAGGGTCCAGGACTTCTGATGGCACACCGTCAATCTCAGTTGGGATTTCAAGCCCGAATACTTCTGTCTTTTTGTAGTTTGCCTTCAAAAGGCTCCCAGAATGTATGGCATCAATGATTTTCCGAGTGTATGCTAACTTGATACGGCTTCCCAATCCATAGCTGCCAATTAAAAGTTATGGTATTTATACACTGCTGAACCAAAATGCATGATCTGAATGTGTCAAGTTCCATACCTGCCACCTGACCAGCCAGTATTGACAAGCCAtcctgtagccccatacttctgcATTTTTTCAGCCAACATAGCTGCATACTTGGTAGGATGCAGCATTATAAATGCTGCACCAAAGCAAGCTGAAAATGTTGCCTGTGGCTCCTTAATACCATCCTCTGTCCCAGCTACCTGTTTAAGCATGGAGGTAATAATTAACTGAAAAGACTCCTGAACCTGCTAGAAATGTACTTTAAAGTGTATTGAAGAAACAGCAGGTTTGACAAGTACCAGAGCAGTATAACCACTGATGAAATGATACATGGTCTGTGCCAAGCTCAGCTTGCTCACAGGTGGGAGAACTCCAAATGCATCACATGCCAGAAGGATGACATTCTTTGGATGCGGACCAACACATGGTATCTTAGCATTCGGAATATACTCTATAGGATATGCTGCCCTTGTGTTTTCTGCAACAGTAATTGAATAATTGACTGTTTCAGAATGAATTAAAGAGGGGCTGAAGTCCTAGATAAAATGCAGATCCATTATTACCTGTGACAGATTTGTCAATGTAATCTACTTCTCGAGTATGCTCATCAAACACTACATTCTCCAGCACTGCAATACACAAAAAATCTTATTAGCACCAGCTAAACAGCGCCAAATGAAAAATgctaaaagaaaaaaagaagttctCCGGTGATGGCATTCATATTGTAGAATAAGCCTTGTTCATTTTCTTTTGAAACAAGATTTTGGAAGATGGATCAGGAAATGTTACCTGCTCCAAACTTAATGGCGTTCCAGATATCAGGCTCTTTCTCTTTCGAAAGATCAACACACTTGGCATAGCAACCTCCTTCAATGTTTGACACACCATTCTCGCTCCAGCAGTGTTCATCATCCCCAATTAAATACCTATTGTGGTCAGTAGACAGAGTAGTCTTTCCAGTACCTATGACAAAAACAGAACAGAAATTGAATTCATCAGCAGCAAGAATTGTGACAAAGTAGAGCATTAGGCAGGTAGAGATCGTAACAGGCACGTATCAGTTAGCAGCTGATTGGTCTCCACTGCAGGAAGGACGAAGATCCGATGATACTTTACCTGATAATCCAAAGAAGAGGGCAACATCCCCATTTTTTCCCATATTGCAGCCAGAGTGAAGGGAGAGAATTTGACGCTTAGGCATGAGATAATGCATTACGCTGAAAAGACCTTTCTTCATTTCCCCAGCATACTGGGTGCCAAGGATAACCATTTCCCTCCTAGCAAGATTGATGTCTATGCTAGTGGAGGAAGTCATGTAGTGGGTGTAACGATTACATGGGAACTGCCCGGCATTGTAAATAGTGAAGTCCGGAGTTCCAAAGTCCTCCAGCTCTTCAGGAGTGGGTCGGATGCACCTGTAACCCACCCAGTTATCGTATATACACTATGCTAGTACATTATTTCACCTCTTTATACTTGACCTCATACTTAATCTTGTTAAAGAGGGTGAAACTATTGAAAGCATATGCACAGATCTACCTATT
This is a stretch of genomic DNA from Hevea brasiliensis isolate MT/VB/25A 57/8 chromosome 12, ASM3005281v1, whole genome shotgun sequence. It encodes these proteins:
- the LOC110655800 gene encoding ubiquitin-fold modifier-conjugating enzyme 1, whose product is MEGWDPNTKSTLTQIPLLATKAGPRDGATWTQRLKEEYKALIAYTQMNKSNDNDWFRISAANPEGTRWTGKCWYVHNLLKYEFDLQFDIPVTYPSTAPEIELPQLDGKTQKMYRGGKICLTVHFKPLWAKNCPRFGIAHALCLGLAPWLAAEIPILVDSGMIKHKDDATSSTDS
- the LOC110655801 gene encoding phosphoenolpyruvate carboxykinase (ATP) 1, whose translation is MAENGEFSFKSKSSGRNGLPKIQTQKPRNDVCHDDSGPTVKAQTIDELHALQKKKSAPSTPIHPGTPFSPKTEEERQKQQLQSISASLASLTRETGPKLVKGDPARKTEGQKLTHVAHPDYFTPAISLSDSALKFTHVLYNLSPAELYEQAIKYEKGSFITSTGALATLSGAKTGRSPRDKRVVKDKTTEDELWWGKGSPNIEMDEHTFLVNRERAVDYLNSLDKVFVNDQFLNWDPEHRIKVRIVSARAYHSLFMHNMCIRPTPEELEDFGTPDFTIYNAGQFPCNRYTHYMTSSTSIDINLARREMVILGTQYAGEMKKGLFSVMHYLMPKRQILSLHSGCNMGKNGDVALFFGLSGTGKTTLSTDHNRYLIGDDEHCWSENGVSNIEGGCYAKCVDLSKEKEPDIWNAIKFGAVLENVVFDEHTREVDYIDKSVTENTRAAYPIEYIPNAKIPCVGPHPKNVILLACDAFGVLPPVSKLSLAQTMYHFISGYTALVAGTEDGIKEPQATFSACFGAAFIMLHPTKYAAMLAEKMQKYGATGWLVNTGWSGGSYGLGSRIKLAYTRKIIDAIHSGSLLKANYKKTEVFGLEIPTEIDGVPSEVLDPVNTWSDKKAYNDTLVKLAGLFRTNFEVFTNYKIGKDSKLTEEILAAGPIF